The Ovis aries strain OAR_USU_Benz2616 breed Rambouillet chromosome X, ARS-UI_Ramb_v3.0, whole genome shotgun sequence genomic sequence gtttattattttgcttATCAAAATTATAAGTGATagtataaacaaaaaaaaaaagaaaaggctaaaaCAGAAAGTAATGAACAGGGTTGAATGCAATAATAAAACTGTATAAAGTTGCTTATCTGCTGTCAAGGAAACTGCCACTTCTgaccgggggcggggggcggggtacTTCTCTGACACCTTTCTTCTCTATCTCTTTTTCAGTCTAAGCCTTTGATATCTTCACGACTTTGGTCAAAATCCTGGTTTAGTAAATAAAAACTAATGGATGAAAGAAAGCTTCTTAATCTTATGAGCCTCACTTTCTTTGCCTGTACTATCCAATAAGTGAAACCCATGCCACACGTGAAGTAAGATAATAGACACAGCACACTTCCTTGAATATAATAGGTCCTCAACAAATacatagttattattatttttactttaaaatatttgtcctCCCTCCTTACTCTTTCTCTTCATATCTCTGTGACTCAATAACAAACAGATGTTTTAGAGAATGGGGTGGGGAAACCTGTGTGTCCCATTCCATAGTTCAGCCACACTTTAGATTTAAAACAGTCTTGGACACTAGGATAATTAAATTTTCCCAGTCACAATTGCTTCTTTCTTGGAGTACTTCTCACTTATTTTATAGTAGTTGATAACTTGTCTTCCCATGACTTCTTATCTGCCCCATGAGTGAACATACATAAACTAAGAGAGTTAGTTCTAACATTCCACTAAGagtgaaaataataagaaaacaaatgagcaaCAAATCAAAACCTCCCAACTAATcagattttaaaagcataaaataacCCAGTATTCGATATTTGCTAACAGTCATCAGGcacaattgttttaaaaaaaaagtaaaaagcaaaaacaggacGCATAGCATTAGAGGCTTTAAaacctttcattttaaatttagtatAGTACATGCAACTTGGAAGTTCCAGCTACCATTATGGTCAGAAATTCTTCTACATGAAGGAGATTTTTCATGGTGGACTTTGAAAATGTAGAGGGCCACATGGCAAGGAATGCAATCAACTTCTAGGAGTTGAGAATGGCCCCTGTCTGACAGCCAGCAATAAAAAGGAGACCTCAGTTCTACAAACAAAAGAAACTTGATTCTGCCAACAACCTTAATCCTTGAACTGGATCCTTGCCCAAAGACTCCTGATAAGAACACAGCTCAGCCAACAAGACACTTTGAGAGTAAGGACCTGAGCGGAGAACACAAATGAACTGTACCTAGACAACTGACCAACAGAACTGGGAGATAATAAGTGGGTTATCTTaagccactgagtctgtgataTCTTACTATGTAGCAATGGCAAATTAAGCCACTGGGTATCTCAAAGAATGGATCAAAACTGAATTTAGGACTTTCTCAGTTGCAACCCAGTAAATATTTCTAAGCAACTAACAATTTGTAAAGTTTGTGAAGTATTTTCtcacatatacttttatttaatcATCCCACCAACTCAGTAAAAAGAGTATCCGTAGTCTctattctaaacattttttttaacagtctctGATAGGGTAATTTTATTGCTCAAGATCACAAAAGCAGACAGTGAAATGATACCTAAAATTCAAAACAAGGCAAGTGATAATTAAGTAATAATGCTCAAAAGTGTGAGGGCATGATCAATATTAAACACTAAAGACTCACCAGGACCAGGATGAGAAAAGTCAGGCATTCACCTTGACTTCAAAATTTGAGGATGAGGGAGGATAAAAAAAATCTCACTAATCAAGATAAATTATGTcccaaatcaatattttaaaaaattaaaataattgccAAAATCCATGATAAGaaaatactatacataaaaaaacCCATTCACTGGCTGAAAACAGGGTTAGACAAGTGAAGCACTCACTCTCAGGGTCATACAAGTGCAGGCTCAGATCCTGTCTTTATGTataactttgtatttatttatttaattatttaaaatagagaCAATGTTTTTATTACTCACCTCACCTTAGTTCTAGTCCTGACTCAGTAACATGTACCCTTAGAACATTTCCTTATCTTCCATTTACTAAGCCATATTAACATATtctatttctgaaataaactCTCTACTCAGTTATTTTGGTTGCCTGGCAAGTAGCAAACTTATGTGTTCAAAAACAGAGTTCACTTAAGCTGACAAAGCGACTCCTGGCTATGTCATTCTGAGTATGCTGTCACAGGTATTTGGCTCACTGAAGACAGTGCATCTCCATTCCTCTAAAATGGCCTCGATCTAAAATGGTCTTGTTCCTCATTAATATCATTATCTTGGCTGGAGCAGATGTTTTAGAGGATGAGGTATAGGGATAAGGAAGACTCCAGAAATTCAGTCCTTCATTGGCAGTGTGGCCATTGAAATGGCTGAAATGGTATTGGATGCAGCAGACCTAAGTGTGGACAATTTgtttaaactgaactgaaaagaaagtaAAGGTGAACAAAGTCCTCATGTACTGAAAGGCTCCAGTTGTTATCAGGGGCCGAATCCCTCTAAATGCCTTGTGCTTGAGAAGGCATTATTATACCATTCAGGGAGAAGCAGCATGGGCAGaagcacagagggagagggaggttataaacctgtggtggattcatgtcaatgtatggcaaaaccaatacagtattgtaaagtaaaataaagcaaaaataaaaatttaatttaaaaaaaaagaactctaaaAAAGTTCTAACAGTTTGTTTCTTACTTAAGACTTCTTACTCACAGTTTGAGTCTCTTTGCTCCAGAACATTCTTTATTTCCAGACTTATTACTTTagaaacaaccaaaaatgtcaCTTACTCAAGaagtaaatattcattaaaaaatctaaatatttaaattactaaCAAGTGAATTGAGAagttggaaaaattatttttaataaattgagaGCATATTAGCATATTTACTCAAAAAATCAGATAAGTTTGCATTGATCACATTAATGGAGTTCTAATATGAAGTTCATTAGGACAGGCCTATATTAAATAAATTGTGAACCCAGAGGACAGAGTGCCACAATTTGGTTTTATGTCTACGTGTGTATAAACTAAAGTAGTAATAACACTTACACTATTTGCCATAATCCATGTtagaatttataaagaaaacaataaaactcaaTTAGCATAATGATTAGATAGCTATATAGAAAGAATAGAGAAACTATACCCTTTTAAAGAATGCTGACTTTGAATAAATCATAGGAATATTTTCTATGTCTTCCAAAATCATTACTATTTGTAAGCACAAATACTATATCATGTGACAAACTCTAGGGCCTAAACACTGATTACCCCAATGCTGCTTGTTAATAGTAATTAATAGCAGATGAATTATTCAACCAGTTATTAACTGGTTTAGTTCTCAAGCAAGAttttttgctatttaaaattacaaaaaacataaaacaattttGGGCTAAAGAGCGTTCTGATATTGATTAGACAGAGAGATTTAGCTTTCTTTATCTATCAGTCTATCTATCTAGGCAGTAAAATAGGGCTATTGAAGGctcacctcaaaaaaaaaaaaaaggagaggataaCAGAGGGTTCTACCTATACATATATTTCAGGTAATAGTCTTGAGAATGAATGGTAGAATTAGAGAATTACAACTCAGCAGTTTCTAGTGGATTAATGGATGACAGTGATGATCCTCAATGATTGACAACATCACCACAAAGGAAACTACAGACGGTATGGATCTCCAAACAGAATTTCAGTGTCACCTCTGGAATGGCTTTGCCAACAAAGCACATTGGAATTCACTATATTAtcagacagagaagagaaagcattTGATCAAGTGTAGGAGTAAAGAAAAAACCTTTGATAAAAGTTCAACACCAGTTCATGGTAATAACTTTTAGAAAACTTACATTAGAATGGAATTTCCATATTGTTAAATCAATAGCAAATATATTAAGTGTGAAACTTTAGAAACATTTCCAGTAAAGTCCAGAAGAGGGCATGGAGGTACGGTACCAACTCTACTGTTCAAACCTGGACTGGACTGCAGAGCCAGTATACAGCCATACACAGCAATACCAAAACAAAGTTATGAATAATGAAAAAAGGTAATATGATTCTCTAATTAAAAACCCCAAGGAAACTGGCTGCCAACTATTCAAATTTATAAGAAACTTCAAAAGCTGGTGCAGAAGATCACTATATcaacaggaagatttttttttaaaggctgtacCCCGTAGCATGTGGATCTTAGACCCCCtacagggactgaatccatgcccctgcattaggagcttggagtcttatccactggaccccCAGGTAAGTCCCAATAGGAGGACTCTTATCACAAAATAAGTAACTAGGATATATAATGGTAAATACATCATTCAAAACAGCAGTGCTATCCAAAAGATACGTCAAAAGAAAACGAACAACAATGCACATGATGTTTATGGaagtaaatgtaaaaaaaattactgacaGACTTAGGTAAAAGAAATCTTACATAGAGCAACATATCTTCTGTTTATTCATGATGAGTAGAGTATTGTACAGTAGTCAATTCCCCTTaaattatttatagatttatGCCTTGCTTGATTGGTCTGGCACCCTATCAGATTAGTAGCTCACTTACAAAGCATCAAGGTAAGAAACTGAGTGAGGACTGAGGGGAGAGCCCACTCCAAAATAAGAGTCCACAAAGAGccgttcccccccccccccccgcccactaTCAGTCTTGGTAGGCCCTAGACATGGTTGCTAGGCTCAGGCTACCCCTTACTTCCTGCTGGGGGTTCCGAGGGAAATGAGAACCCTGGTCTGTGGCCAGCTGACTTAGCTCAGCAGAGGAAGAAGTCCCAGGCCCTGTCAGGAGTCAGGTAAGACTCCCTCATGTGAGTTCTGCACGATTTCTCCGCCTGCcaggacagacagggaggccctTCCAGAACCGATTCCCCCCCGCCCTCAATGCTGGCAAACCTAGTTGGGCGATACCGGAAGTGCTCTCCCTGCCTTCCGCCACGGCAGCCGCGGAGCTCGAGGCTTCAGTTGGAGAGGTGTGGCCTCGTATATCTACAGAGGGACGAGTTCCAGGATTGGACAAGTGTCCAGGTAGACAATCTTTGTTAGAAGTAAAGGGACACACTCCTCCCAGAACTCGGGTGGTCCCGTAGAGCCCCTCCCTATCTTAACTTGCGCCATCCCGACCGTCAACCCCCGAGTGGCTCAAAGTGACCGTTAGGCCCAACACCCCGCTACTTCCACCAGAAGAATTTGTGGGATGGGAAGCCTTGGTCTGAAGGGGAAGCCTCAAGTCAGCAGAAGGAGTCGTAAAAGGACTGGTCAGGAGTCAAGTTCAGTGTTCTGGGTTAGAATTAAGGTGACAAGCCCCTGATGAACAGAGGCGGCCCACAGAGTTCCGTTGGCCTCTGTCTTGTGGGTTTTTAAAACGGTACCCTTAAGGGGATCAACAAAAGCAGTTGTTCTTGGAGCCAAGATAGAAGAATCTCCCTATGGAGGCTATACACGCCttcttttcctctgtcttctAGGGTGAGCTCTTCATCAACCTTGGCAGCTTGAGCAACTGTCTGCGGTCCCTGACCAGTCATCATGCCTCGGGGTCAGAAGAGTAAGCTCCGTGCCCGTGAGAAACGCCGCCAGGCCCGTACTGAGACCCAGGGCCTAGAGGTTGCTAAGGCCTctggggcagcagcagcaggaaagtcCCCTTCTTCGGTTTTTGGGGACAGAcctgagaatctgcctgctgctgGGACACCCAGCACTCCTGAGGCACCTGAGGGAGCCACTGGTGCTACTGCAGCTAGTTCAGGCACCAACTCAGCTGAAAATATCAATAGCCCAAAGGCGGAAAGCACAAGCTTCCCCAAGGGCGCTGAGAGCTCACTCAGTGagattttaaataagaaagtgGTTCTGTTGGTGCAGTTCCTGCTGCAGAAGTATCAAAAGAAAGAGCCAATTAGAAAGGCAGAGATGATGAAGTTTGTTATCAAACAGTACAAGAGTCATTACAATGAGATCCTCAAGAGAGCTTCTGATCATATGGAGCTGGCTTTTGGTGTTGATTTGAAGGAAGTGGATCCTACCAGGCACTGCTACACCCTTGTCAACAAACTAGACCTCTCCTATGATTCAGCTCTGAATGAATATGAGCACATGCCAAAGACCGGCATCCTGATGATTGTGCTTGGTGTGATCTTCATGAGAGGCAACTGCGCCCCTGAAGAGGCGATCTGGGAAGTGCTGAATATGATGGGTGTATATGCTGAAAGGAAGCACTTCATTTATGGGGATCCCAAGAAGGTCCTCACAGAAGATCTGGTGCAGCTCAAGTACCTGGAGTACCGCCAGGTGGCCAACAGTGAGCCTCCACGCTATGAGTTCCTGTGGGGCCCAAGAGCCCATGCTGAAACCAGCAAAATGAAAGTCCTGGAGTTTTTAGCCAAGGTTCACGATACCGTCCCCACTGCCTTCCCATCCTGGTATCAAGAGGCTTTGAGAGATGAGGAAGAGAGAGCCCGAGCCAGAGCTGCAGCCAGGGCTCGTACTGCTGCCCTGGCCAGTGCCCGCTCTAGAGCCAGAGCCAGCACCTCCTCCCAGGCTAAGTGAAATTCAAAAAGGTGTGTCAGCATTCTAACAGTGGAGGGCCAGGGTGGGACTGGAGAAGTGTATACCATCCTGGAGTTCCTGGTATATATTGCTAACTTAAAATTttacctttctctcttttttttcttttttaggttgaAAAAGAGCAGTAACATTCTAAGCTGTGGATGACCAGGGTGGGCCCACAGGGAAAATTATAATATCATCTTTGTGTTTCTGTTCTATATAGTAAACAAGAGtttaatcttttctcttttctttttctattttttcctctttctctctcttcctttctttctttccttaatgttttcttttaaagaagatatacatTTCAGAATCTAAACTTAGTGATTTTGGTTACATATTAGATTTAATCTAATAGATTTAATATAAGAGTTTTATTATCTTGCAACATAAATTGGGAAACCTTTAGTATATATTGAACTAGAACAACACAACATGGCATGGTAAAAGGCACTTCTTTGGACATGTGAAAAAATGCAACAGTAAAATTACTGGGATGAAAACATGCAGGGgggtaaaatctttaaaaatgtgcaGTTCTTGGTTTCCCTTAATCATTTTAATCTGttgttctataaaaataaaagatacatgcCTGGCTTTGCTTAGCTTATTAAGGAACATAAGAGAAATAAAACGTTTATAAACTGGAACTCATGCTGTCTGTCTCATTCATTCCCCAAATATTAATTGAACATCTGCTCTTTGAAAACTATTGTGTTAGAAATGGTGAAACTAAGATACAAAACACCCCTGCCTTTAGAATTGTACAGTTAAGGAGAAGTAATTATACAGAACATGGTAAAATACTCTTTAAGACTTAAAGGAGTAAGGAGGTAAGGGGACAAATATGGGGTTTGGAGAAGTGGGAGGGGGAAGATGTTTGGCTGAAAACAATAGAGTGCAAATTCCCTGGGGAATGGTAGTTTGGGGTTTGGGGAAAATACAAGTCTCTCAGTGGGCTATCCTGTTCATTTAAGCTGGGTGGTAGGCTAGATGAGGCTGTGGGACTGATGAACAGAGGCCAGGTATACAAATGGTGTTTACTCAGCGCTGGAGGACAAAACCCTGGAATGCAAACCTGCTTGTAACAGTTACTTTAGTATCAATATACCAGAGGAAAAGCTTCTCCTGGGCAGAAATGGAAGGTGTCTGGTGCTCTTGTTCACGTGCAGCTGAACACAGACCACAACCTAGCTGTTTTATGTACAGCATCTCCAAGGAATTTCTGAGAAATAAGGTGATACTCCCTTGGGGTGGAATGCTGAGAACCAGCTCCTAAGGCATTAGAAAGGCATTTTAATTAGGTTATCTTGGGTGTAATTTTGCAAACTCTTAAGGGAGGGCTCCATGTCTGATggtgaagaaatgaataaaaatacaggCAATTTGGATGGAAAGGCACCCAGGGGGAAGTTGTTGGTCCTTGACACAAATTCTAGGACCTTGGAGTTGCATCCAACTGGGATAGACAACCACCCACACAAATTCAGTAATCCTCAAATGGgggaatttattttgcttttcttgctaAGCAGAATTATGGGATCATTAGGCGGAAAGCTGCATCATATTTGGTGATACCACCCAAATTAATATAACAAAAATCTTTGCAGAGGGgagggtggtaccatctgcagtaaaaaaaaaaaaaatcatatacctGCCATACATTAAAGACGCTAGTCAAGTGCTTCATATTCATTGCATATATTCCAACAGTCCTACAAGGTAGGGTTTATCAGACATTGCAGATGAAGAACTTGTAGTTTTCTCAAGCTCACATAGCTGATAAGTGAAACAGCTGGGACTAGACCCCTGGTCCAAATTTTTCTGGAGCCCACAGTTGTCCACTCCTCCAGCCCGAGGCAGACCTGTCTCTTCATTCTCTGTTATTCTCACTAGTACAAGATGTATCACATACGATTAAAAAACAAGATGCTCCATTCAAAGTATAAAAAGCAatcctgatgaaagtgaataTGAGGATGAAGCACAGTTTGAGGCTTATCTGTGGGCCTCATTTGCTGAGGATCCCCTTGTCACTAACTAGCCCCAGGGATCTGTGATAGCTG encodes the following:
- the LOC101116122 gene encoding melanoma-associated antigen B18, with product MPRGQKSKLRAREKRRQARTETQGLEVAKASGAAAAGKSPSSVFGDRPENLPAAGTPSTPEAPEGATGATAASSGTNSAENINSPKAESTSFPKGAESSLSEILNKKVVLLVQFLLQKYQKKEPIRKAEMMKFVIKQYKSHYNEILKRASDHMELAFGVDLKEVDPTRHCYTLVNKLDLSYDSALNEYEHMPKTGILMIVLGVIFMRGNCAPEEAIWEVLNMMGVYAERKHFIYGDPKKVLTEDLVQLKYLEYRQVANSEPPRYEFLWGPRAHAETSKMKVLEFLAKVHDTVPTAFPSWYQEALRDEEERARARAAARARTAALASARSRARASTSSQAK